Proteins from a single region of Anaerolineae bacterium:
- a CDS encoding HU family DNA-binding protein, with protein sequence MTKTELIEQMADDAGISKTEAGKALNSLVNSIGEAVKEEDGKIRLPGFGTFSKAYRKARQGVNPATGKKMTIEARHVVKFKPGKTLKDVIKDVIA encoded by the coding sequence ATGACAAAAACAGAACTAATTGAGCAGATGGCAGATGATGCCGGCATTTCAAAAACTGAGGCAGGCAAGGCTCTTAACTCGCTTGTTAACAGTATCGGAGAAGCTGTTAAAGAGGAGGATGGAAAAATCAGGCTTCCTGGTTTTGGAACCTTTTCAAAAGCATATCGTAAGGCCCGCCAAGGAGTGAATCCCGCAACCGGTAAAAAAATGACAATTGAAGCCCGTCATGTTGTGAAGTTTAAACCTGGCAAGACCTTAAAGGATGTGATAAAGGATGTGATCGCATAA